One Phaseolus vulgaris cultivar G19833 chromosome 2, P. vulgaris v2.0, whole genome shotgun sequence DNA window includes the following coding sequences:
- the LOC137809115 gene encoding uncharacterized protein codes for MAMDWFISLPNGHITSLWQLSQLFREQYLANNAPPSVSYDLFDVKQYQGETLKEYINRFGAQVVKVGTSEEPMIVYAFRKGVCPSPFCESIIRNRPRTFAEIRRRTVEHIASEEEVCEKRTSVVPSRPRAQTRVQPVRVNETTTWRKKPEGRRPYETRKPQPRGPVGGDRPARERARPARYNFVVELKDLIAVPNIAERLRRPAKIDKVLGPRKDSWCEFHEAFGHHIDNCLSLGYQLDELVRSGFLKDYVADPATLAALPAPAEEQAHEMPVLGEVHTIAGGFSGGGPTASQRKKYARGVNSIEERISVDP; via the coding sequence ATGgcaatggattggttcatcagccttccaaacggccatatcacctccttgtGGCAATTGTCGCAGCTGTTTCGGGAGCAATACTTGGCGAACAACGCCCCGCCGTCAGtttcctacgacctgtttgacgtaaaacagtatcaaggggagaccctaaaagaatacatcaaccgcttcggggcccaaGTAGTAAAAGTTGGTACttcagaggagcctatgattgtGTATGCCTTCAGGAAAGGCGTGTGTCCCAGCCCTTTTTGCGAATCTATTATTCGCAATCGCCCAAGGACCTTTGCTGAAATACGGCGTCGGACGGTGGAACATATCGCCTCTGAAGAagaggtgtgcgagaagcgcaccagcgtcgtaccctcacgcccgagagcGCAGACGCGGGTTcagcccgtcagggtcaacgagaccacgacgtGGAGGAAGAAGCCAGAGGGGAGGCGCCCCTATGAGACCAGAAAACCCCAGCCTCGGGGTCCAGTAGGAGgggatcgcccggccagagagagggcaaggccggcgaggtacaactttgtggtggagttgaaggacctgatcgccgtgcctaatatagccgagaggttgaggcgaccaGCGAAGattgacaaggtgttagggcctcggaaagactcttggtgtgagttccacgaggctttcggtcatcacatcgataactgcctgtcgctgggttaccagctagatgagttggtgagaagcgggtttctgaaggattatgtcgcagatcCCGCCACGCTCGCCGCCCTGCCGGCACCAGCGGAAGagcaagcgcacgagatgcctgttctcggcgaggttcataccattgctggaggcttttccggcggaggacccaccgcctcccagcgaaagaaatacgcgaggggggtcaactcaatTGAGGAAAGAATCTCAGTTGATCCGTAg
- the LOC137810818 gene encoding uncharacterized protein, with product MEYCKEGSSYYNVLGVSSDSNVEEIKRAYRKLAMQWHPDRWTNTPSLLGEAKHKFQQIQEAYSVLSDSKKRTVYDAGLYDPQEEEDEGFSDFLEEMLSLMAQERKEKKHYDLEELQGMLMDMAKGFECPSMYCGVPSVIDESRCLKRTRFDTSTMETKGSHFQVPDLNLYCS from the exons ATGGAGTATTGTAAAGAAGGGTCGTCTTACTATAACGTTCTTGGTGTTAGTTCGGATTCTAATGTGGAAGAGATAAAGCGTGCTTACAGAAAGCTTGCTATGCAATGGCACCCTGATAGGTGGACGAATACGCCTTCTTTGTTGGGTGAAGCCAAACACAAATTCCAGCAAATTCAAGAAGCCTATTCGG TGTTGTCGGACAGTAAGAAAAGAACTGTGTATGATGCGGGTCTGTATGATCCTCAAGAGGAAGAGGACGAG GGGTTTTCTGATTTTTTGGAAgaaatgttgtctcttatggcTCAAGAGAGGAAAGAG AAAAAGCATTACGATCTGGAAGAGTTGCAGGGCATGTTGATGGATATGGCTAAAGGATTCGAGTGTCCTTCGATGTACTGTGGGGTGCCCTCTGTGATTGATGAGTCTCGGTGCTTAAAGAGGACTCGTTTTGACACAAGCACAATGGAGACTAAGGGGTCACATTTTCAAGTACCTGATCTTAACCTCTATTGCAGTtaa